A portion of the Malassezia japonica chromosome 3, complete sequence genome contains these proteins:
- a CDS encoding uncharacterized protein (COG:Z; antiSMASH:Cluster_1; EggNog:ENOG503NVTS): protein MDDALIGDWSADACRTVAAQLTAAHDLGTHRDAVVETMVAMHLAAYAQGERCAHLHGRAFSRSPQQLLAQIHSFGAILSAQREALEDQQRFRLVGLDRLADTVTEVEALQASLGSKRQRLEQMNAEANERLQRMVHNQQAAESQREASLALRASLQEQEADVAHQRDAVLQQLAEAEPAVLEAQAAVSNIKKPHLTEVRSMANPPAAVKSTMESVCILLGHHIDGWKSVQGILRRDDFIASVVRLDTEQALSRSTCERLRRDYLSRDEYNYDTIQHASKACGPLALWVMAQVHYAEILERVAPLRAQVASVESRASETKENAAAAAAAVAQLEESIAAYKAEYATLISEIQAMKSEMERVGQRVERSVRLLAGLEAEKARWETGRAEFDAHVQTLVGDVLLCSALIAYAGYFDQAMRETLWEEWQRMLRDGGIPHRPALSVRDMLVSADTQAAWIAHGLPSDALAMDNAVIMEHCTRYPLLIDPTGDAGTYLERRFRDEKLASASCLDAGFVKVLESALRFGTPLLLTDAEHLDPVLLPVLKQERRRTGGRVLVRVAQQDVDCAPTFRLFLTTRDANIALPPHLFCRVQMVNFTTTRKSLQSQALQRILHAERPDVEAQRTDVARAQGEFQRRLQHLERALLAALNDAQGNLLESDTIVATLETLKGEAEEVQAKAAGIEQVASHVQHVTQVYEPLAEAASAVYFVLQDMQVLQPYYQWDLGFFWALFDQVLAKAHGDAPDARLAQLHETLFQDVYRATAPSLLHEDHLVLAARLCQVKSDDTELEVLLQPALGDAPCVRRIDLDRTQHKEAWDAYSALPAPEADAAPLDEGAVRRAIAVRIVRPDRAVPAISRGLQEILGAPLLEEDAPSLASLATGTHAHTPLLLCSMPGHDASGRVEALAAAERVSCAEVALGAPEATAAADRALATAARTGQWVLVKNAHLALAWLAQLVPRLTALHPHASTRVFVTCELSTRLPPAALRHAHVLIHEPPAGVKSALVACLRMLAQRTQPAGPQERTRLYFLVSYLHAVAVERRRYVPLGWTSTYEFHDADFLAALDVVDTWTAHAAGTKAHLDPAHLPWDAVRTLLKEYVYGAKLDHAPDRAMLDALVDRLFVPAAFDDGFVLAPDDSVPLAAPDGTRVEQFVAWAQALMEPQPVEWLLLAPAAERSVAAARAQSALGRLAALHQDQRETAEAPLAEFSAAAARAAEWLGVLPVDVGHGRPEDEGLGFFWHREQSLGAALLHTVRTQLQAVCDAVDGGKRTNEAAACVQCIAQDRIPAAWQTYATPRGMGLGAWIVDLAARLAQAGTPPPRVALHHLFSASAYLTATRQAAARAMQTSLEQLQLVVQLGPRSAPGVYPIQDLLLDGAVYEPVGFDLNSGETSVVSRCALRWAPAEEGGVLLPVYLYADRAALLLHTPVPISPSFDVSLATLRAVALRAA, encoded by the exons atggacgacgcgctgatCGGCGACTGGTCGGCGGACGCGTGCCGcacggtcgcggcgcagctcaccgcggcgcacgacctCGGAACGCACCGCGATGCAGTGGTCGAGACGATGGTCGCGAtgcacctcgccgcgtACGCACAAGGCGAGCGGTGCGCACATTTGCACGGCCGTGCGTTTTCGCGGtcgccgcagcagctcctcgcgcagatcCATAGCTTCGGCGCGATCCTcagcgcgcagcgcgaggcgctcgaggaccagCAGCGGTTTCGGCTCGTGGGTCTCGACCGCCTGGCGGATACCGTGACCGaagtcgaggcgctccaagcgtcgctcggctcgaagcgccagcgcctcgagcagatGAACGCAGAGGCcaacgagcgcctgcagcgcatggtGCACAACcagcaggcggccgagtcgcagcgcgaggcgtcgcTTGCcctgcgcgcctcgctccaggagcaggaggccgacgtcgcacaccagcgcgacgcggtcctgcagcagctcgccgaggccgagcctgcggtgctcgaggcccAGGCGGCCGTGAGCAACATCAAGAAGCCGCACCTGACCGAAGTGCGCTCGATGGCGAATCCCCCTGCGGCAGTCAAGAGCACGATGGAGTCGGTGTGTATTCTGCTCGGCCACCACATTGACGGCTGGAAATCGGTGCAAGGCAtcttgcggcgcgacgactttatcgcgagcgtcgtgcgcctcgacaccgagcaggcgctctcgcgcagcacctgcGAACGTTTGCGGCGCGATTACTTGAGCCGCGACGAGTACAATTACGACACGATTCAGCACGCAAGCAAGGCGTGCGGGCCGCTGGCGCTGTGGGTCATGGCCCAGGTGCACTATGCCGagatcctcgagcgcgtcgcaccgctgcgtgcgcaggtcgcATCGGTCGaatcgcgcgcgagcgagacgaAAGAGAatgcggccgccgccgccgccgctgtcgcgcagctcgaggagagCATTGCGGCGTACAAGGCCGAGTACGCGACGCTCATTAGCGAGATTCAGGCGATGAAGAGCGAgatggagcgcgtcggccaaCGTGTCGAGCGCTCTGTGCGCCTCCTTgccggcctcgaggcggaaaAGGCGCGCTGGGAGACGGGGCGTGCCGAGTTTGACGCACACGTCCagacgctcgtcggcgacgtgctcctGTGCTCTGCGCTGATTGCCTATGCGGGCTACTTTGAccaggcgatgcgcgagacgctctGGGAGGAGTGGCAGCGTatgctgcgcgacggcggcaTCCCACACCGCCCGGCGCtcagcgtgcgcgacatGCTCGTCTCGGCAGATACCCAGGCCGCGTGGATCGCACACGGTCTACCCAGCGACGCGTTGGCGATGGACAATGCCGTGATTATGGAGCACTGCACGCGGTACCCCTTGCTGATCGACCCGACGGGCGATGCAGGCACctacctcgagcgccgctttCGCGACGAGAAGCTCGCGTCGGCAAGTTGTCTGGATGCGGGCTTTgtcaaggtgctcgagagcgccttgcgtttcggcacgccgctcctcTTGACggatgccgagcacctcgacccCGTCCTCTTGCCGGTGCTCAAGCAGGAGCGTCGGCGGACGGGCGGCCGTGTGCtcgtgcgtgtcgcgcagcaggacgTCGACTGTGCGCCGACCTTTCGCCTGTTTCTCACGACGCGCGATGCAAATattgcgctgccgccgcaccTCTTTTGCCGCGTGCAGATGGTCAACTTTACCACGACACGCAAGAGCCTACAGAgccaggcgctccagcgTATTCTCCACGCGGAACGCcccgacgtcgaggcgcagcggacGGACGTCGCACGCGCCCAAGGCGAGTTCCAGCGGCGTCTGCAGCACCTCGAAcgtgcgctccttgcggcACTCAACGATGCCCAAGGCAACTTGCTCGAGAGCGACACCATCGTCGccacgctcgagacgctcaaAGGCGAGGCGGAGGAAGTGCAGGCCAAGGCTGCGGGTatcgagcaggtcgcgaGCCATGTGCAGCACGTCACGCAAGTCTACGAGccgcttgccgaggcggcgagTGCCGTGTACTTTGTGCTGCAGGACATGCAGGTGCTGCAGCCCTACTACCAGTGGGACCTCGGCTTCTTCTGGGCGCTCTTTGACCAGGTGCTTGCGAAAGCGCACGGTGACGCGCccgatgcgcgcctcgcccagcTCCACGAGACGCTCTTCCAGGACGTGTACCGCGCAACAGCACCGTCGCTGCTCCATGAAGACCAcctcgtgctcgccgcgcgcctgtGCCAGGTCAAGAGCGACGAcacggagctcgaggtgctcctgcagccggcgctcggcgatgcgccgtgcgtgcgccgcatcgacctcgaccgcacgcagcacaAAGAAGCATGGGACGCATACAGCGCGCTGCCCGCACCGGaagccgacgccgcgccgctcgacgaaggcgcggtgcgccgcgcgattgccgtgcgcatcgtgcgGCCCGACCGCGCGGTGCCGGCTATTTCGCGCGGACTCCAAGagatcctcggcgcgcctctGCTGGAGGaagacgcgccgagcctcGCGAGTCTTGCAACAGGCACGCACGCACACACCCCGCTTCTCCTTTGCAGCATGCCCGGCCACGACGCGAGcgggcgtgtcgaggcgctggccgcggccgagcgtgtGTCGTGCGCCGAAGtggcgctcggtgcgcccgAAGCCACCGCGGCTGCGGACCGGGCCCTGgcgaccgcggcgcgcaccgggcAGTGGGTGCTCGTAAAGaacgcgcacctcgcgctcgcgtggcttgcgcagctcgtgccgcgcctcACTGCGCTGCACCCTCATGCGTCGACGCGTGTGTTTGTGACGTGCGAGCTGAGTACGCGCCtgccgcctgccgcgctgcggcatGCCCATGTGCTGATCCACGAGCCGCCTGCCGGGGTCAAGTCGGCGCTGGTCGCGTGCCTGCGTATGCtagcgcagcgcacgcagccggCGGGGCCGCAGGAACGCACGCGTCTCTACTTCCTCGTGAGCTATCTACATGCGGTCGcagtcgagcgccgcaggtACGTCCCGCTCGGATGGACGTCTACGTACGAGTTCCACGACGCCGACTTtttggcggcgctcgacgtggtgGATACGTGGACCGCGCATGCGGCCGGCACGAaagcgcacctcgacccTGCACACCTGCCGTGGGACGCAGTGCGTACGCTCCTCAAAGAGTACGTGTACGGCGCCAAGCTCGACCACGCACCAGACCGCgcgatgctcgacgcgctcgtcgaccgcctgtTTGTCCCTGCGGCGTTTGACGACGGATTCGTGCTTGCGCCGGACGACAGCGTGCCGTtggccgcgccggacggGACGCGTGTCGAGCAGTTTGTCGCGTGGGCCCAGGCGCTGATGGAGCCGCAGCCCGTCGAGTggctgctgctcgcgcctgcggccgagcgcagcgtcgcggcggcgcgtgcgcagtcggccctcggccgcctcgccgcgctgcaccaggaccagcgcgagacggccgaggcgccgctcgccgagttttccgcggcggccgcgcgggcggccgagtggctcggcgtgctcccTGTGGATGTCGGCCACGGGCGCCCCGAGGACGAAGGACTGGGCTT CTTTTGGCACCGCGAGCAGTCGCTCGGTGCGGCTCTCTTGCACACTgtccgcacgcagctccaAGCCGTctgcgacgcggtcgacggTGGAAAGCGCACGAACGAGGCCGCAGCATGCGTCCAGTGCATTGCCCAGGACCGCATCCCGGCGGCGTGGCAGACgtacgcgacgccgcgcggcatgGGCCTCGGTGCGTGGATCGTGGACCTAGCTGCGCGCCTGGCACAGGCTGGCACACCCCCTCCccgtgtcgcgctgcaccatCTCTTTtccgcgtcggcgtacctcacggcgacgcgccaggcggcggcgcgtgcgatgCAGACGAgtctcgagcagctgcagctcgtggtgcagctcgggccgcgcagcgcacctGGCGTCTATCCGATCCAAG ACCTCTTGCTGGACGGAGCCGTGTACGAGCCTGTGGGCTTTGACCTGAATAGCGGCGAGACGAGCGTCGTGTCGCGCTGTGCCCTGCGCTGGGCGCCTGCGGAAgagggcggcgtgctcctGCCCGTGTACCTCTACGCGGACCGCGCCGCACTGCTGCTGCACACGCCCGTGCCCATCTCGCCGTCATTTGATGTATCGCTagcgacgctgcgtgccgtcgCACTGCGTGCAGCGTAA
- the LEA1 gene encoding U2 snRNP complex subunit (EggNog:ENOG503NUHE; COG:A) → MKLTAELLKQSDSALNPLKERELDLRGLKIVVLENLGVTRDQNDALDFTDNEIKYVGNLPRLVRLKHLILSNNLVSRIDENVARSLPFLHTLVLTNNALQDLRQVVPLRKLRHLEYLSLMGNPITREKHYREFVIWRVPSVRVLDYKRVTDKVRFFFFLLTQERDHARRLMETPEGRPSELAVRLSGSDAPAAPSTKSHSFEPGAPVAGAAGRLLSAKERQAIHDAIEKSESLDEIRKLEERLKLGYVPDADA, encoded by the coding sequence ATGAAGCTCACCGCGGAGCTGCTCAAGCagagcgactcggcgctGAACCCGCTcaaagagcgcgagctggacTTGCGTGGACTAAAGATTGTCGTGCTTGAAAACCTCGGTGTGACGCGCGACCAAaacgacgcgctcgattTTACCGATAATGAAATCAAGTACGTGGGGAACCTCCCGCGCCTGGTGCGCCTCAAGCACCTGATCCTCTCGAATAACCTCGtgtcgcgcatcgacgagaATGTCGCGCGGTCTCTGCCGTTTCTGCATACACTTGTGCTGACGAACAACGCGCTCCAGGACCTCCGCCAGgtcgtgccgctgcgcaagctccgGCACCTCGAGTACCTCTCGCTCATGGGGAACCCTATCACGCGCGAGAAGCACTACCGCGAGTTTGTGAtctggcgcgtgccgagcgtgcgcgtgctcgactaCAAACGTGTTACGGACAAGGTGCGTTTTTTCTTTTTTTTATTGACCCAGGAACGCGACCATGCCCGCCGGCTTATGGAGACGCCCGAGGGACGCCCGTCGGAGCTTGCCGTGCGCCTCTCGGGCTCCGATGCACCGGCCGCACCAAGCACCAAGTCGCACTCATTCGAGCCGGGCGCGCcagtcgccggcgccgccggccgccttCTCTcggccaaggagcgccAGGCGATCCACGATGCGATTGAAAagagcgagtcgctcgaTGAGATTCGCAAGCTCGAAGAGCGCCTAAAGCTTGGCTACGTccccgacgccgacgcgtaG
- the CDC3 gene encoding Cell division control protein 3 (EggNog:ENOG503NUM5; COG:D; COG:U; COG:Z), which translates to MMAAATQPAAATIPRKKLTSYVGFANLPNQVHRSTVRKGFTFTVMVVGETGLGKSTLINTLFNTNLVPSGEERLASREPAQTVGIDTISADIEENEVRLRLNIIDTPGFGDFVNNENAWEPIVQTIEARFDSYLEQENRVNRSKIIDNRVHALLYFIQPTGHALRAIDLEFLSRLHQRVNVVPVIAKSDTMDPSEVQRFKQRILRDLEFHNIKTVQLPIGPYDDEESIAEIEEIQSKIPFAIVGSNDLVKTPDGRTVRGRAYPWGVIEVDNEHHSDFVKLRQMLIRTNMEDLRELTDKVYEGYRTQKLLSLGVSQDDSVFQQVNPGAAQAEARALHESKLAKMENEMKLVFQRKVAEKEAKLKQSEEELYARHREMRNALDQQRQELEERKRRIQNSLR; encoded by the coding sequence ATGATGGCTGCTGCTACGCAACCCGCGGCTGCGACGATCCCGCGCAAGAAACTGACTAGCTATGTCGGCTTTGCGAACCTGCCGAATCAGGTGCACCGTAGCACTGTCCGCAAGGGCTTCACCTTCACCGTGATGGTGGTCGGCGAGACGGGCCTCGGCAAGTCGACCCTGATCAACACGCTCTTTAACACGAATCTCGTGCCGAGTGGTGAGGAGCGTCTCGCCAGCCGCGAGCCTGCGCAGACTGTTGGAATTGACACGATCAGTGCTGACATTGAGGAGAACGAAGttcgcctgcgcctcaaCATCATCGACACCCCCGGCTTTGGCGACTTTGTCAACAACGAGAATGCTTGGGAGCCGATTGTCCAGACcatcgaggcgcgcttcgactcgtacctcgagcaggagaaCAGGGTGAACCGCAGCAAGATTATCGACAAccgcgtgcacgcgctcctctACTTTATCCAGCCGACCGgccacgcgctgcgcgcaaTCGACCTCGAGTTCCTCTCGCGCCTGCACCAGCGTGTCAACGTGGTCCCGGTGATCGCCAAGTCGGACACGATGGACCCCAGCGAGGTGCAGAGGTTCAAGCAGCGGATACTCCGCGACCTCGAGTTCCACAACATCAAGACGGTGCAGCTTCCGATCGGCCCttacgacgacgaggagtcCATTGCCGAGATCGAAGAGATTCAGAGCAAGATTCCGTTTGCGATTGTCGGCTCGAACGACCTCGTCAAGACGCCGGACGGTCGCACGGTGCGTGGCCGCGCCTACCCGTGGGGCGTGATCGAGGTGGACAATGAGCATCACTCGGACTTTGTCAAGCTGCGCCAGATGCTCATCCGCACCAACATGGAagacctgcgcgagctcacCGACAAGGTGTACGAGGGCTACCGCACCCAAAAGCTCttgtcgctcggcgtgagCCAGGACGACTCCGTCTTCCAGCAGGTGAACCCCGGCGCAGCACAGGCCGAGGCCCGTGCCCTGCACGAGTCCAAGCTCGCCAAGATGGAGAACGAGATGAAGCTCGTCTtccagcgcaaggtcgccgagaaggaggcgaAGCTCAAGCAGAGCGAAGAGGAGCTCTACGCGCGGCACCGCGAGATGCGCAACGCCCTcgaccagcagcgccaggagctcgaggagcgcaagcggcgaATCCAAAACAGCCTGCGCTAA